One window of Doryrhamphus excisus isolate RoL2022-K1 chromosome 13, RoL_Dexc_1.0, whole genome shotgun sequence genomic DNA carries:
- the cldn23l gene encoding claudin-23: MQTPASMVMGIVFAPLGLVLLFTAAITPQWREGQTRLDLARPGSLLRTMTKSHGSVDSLLLVRSDGLWESCLQVEHAELKQCWPVAGPYQRDRRVRLAQGLVLTSLFLCGTGIVLACIGVRCWTDLPLRGVAATGGLLVVMAGLLSMTALVVYTHNLERLGMGDTQQEANNTRFPELSLHPAGSLYFGWLGSCLQVLGGGALVFSFKRPKCRTCPEFAACPACRRCSVIHNKPDSDMYEVSC; encoded by the coding sequence ATGCAGACTCCAGCATCCATGGTGATGGGCATCGTCTTCGCCCCCTTGGGACTGGTTCTGCTCTTTACCGCTGCCATCACCCCCCAGTGGAGAGAGGGACAGACCCGTCTGGACTTAGCCAGGCCGGGATCGCTTCTCCGAACTATGACAAAAAGCCACGGATCTGTGGACTCTCTTCTCTTGGTCCGTTCTGATGGACTATGGGAGAGCTGTCTTCAAGTGGAGCATGCAGAGCTGAAGCAGTGCTGGCCAGTCGCGGGTCCCTACCAGCGAGACCGGAGAGTCCGCCTGGCGCAAGGCCTGGTGCTGACCTCCTTGTTCCTGTGCGGCACGGGTATCGTTCTGGCCTGCATCGGCGTCCGCTGTTGGACAGATCTACCACTTCGAGGGGTGGCGGCGACTGGCGGACTCCTGGTGGTGATGGCCGGGCTGCTCAGCATGACGGCTTTGGTGGTGTACACCCACAACCTGGAGAGGCTGGGGATGGGTGACACCCAACAGGAGGCTAACAACACACGCTTCCCGGAGTTGAGCTTGCACCCAGCTGGCTCCCTTTATTTCGGGTGGTTGGGTTCATGTTTACAGGTGCTGGGAGGGGGCGCTCTTGTGTTTAGTTTCAAGCGACCAAAATGCCGAACCTGCCCGGAATTTGCCGCCTGCCCCGCTTGTCGTCGGTGCTCGGTGATTCACAACAAGCCTGACTCAGATATGTATGAAGTCAGCTGTTAA